From one Magnetofaba australis IT-1 genomic stretch:
- a CDS encoding iron-containing alcohol dehydrogenase produces the protein MNFEFFNPTHLIFGAGSLSRLGAVAQGVGKRALLVTGGGSVKRSGVFDRAVASLQAAGVTVTECAGVEPNPHIATVRRGVQTAREAQCDLVIALGGGSAMDAAKVMAAAALEQRDPWEMMAHNPAGYRPPAQALPIITVPTLAATGSEMNNGAVISDPEAKVKTFVQAACLYPHSAIVDPELTVSVPTDQTAYGVCDLITHVTEGYFNGADATPLQDRFAEGVILTAMTHGPKAVANGDDIEARAQVQWASVAALNGWVQAGANPAGFPVHMIEHTLSAHHNITHGAGLAVVNPAWMRFAARHNTPKFVQFAERIFGLSSNGPDDLDCALAGIDRFEAFLREIGCPTRLSEVGIGAELLDRYAADTLTGIVAYQGKLGGRPPMAHEDIVTVLRAAL, from the coding sequence ATGAACTTTGAATTCTTCAATCCGACCCACCTGATCTTTGGCGCAGGCTCCCTCTCCCGCCTCGGCGCCGTCGCCCAAGGCGTTGGCAAGCGCGCTCTGCTGGTCACCGGCGGCGGCAGCGTCAAGCGCAGCGGCGTGTTTGATCGCGCCGTGGCGAGCCTGCAAGCGGCGGGCGTGACGGTGACCGAGTGCGCGGGGGTGGAGCCCAACCCCCACATCGCCACCGTGCGTCGCGGCGTGCAGACGGCGCGTGAAGCGCAGTGCGATCTGGTCATCGCCCTGGGCGGCGGCAGCGCCATGGACGCCGCCAAAGTGATGGCCGCCGCTGCGTTGGAACAGCGCGACCCCTGGGAGATGATGGCGCACAATCCGGCGGGCTATCGCCCCCCTGCCCAAGCGCTGCCCATCATCACGGTTCCGACCCTGGCCGCCACCGGCTCGGAGATGAACAACGGCGCGGTGATCTCTGACCCGGAGGCCAAAGTCAAAACCTTCGTGCAGGCGGCGTGTCTCTACCCTCACAGCGCCATTGTGGACCCGGAATTGACCGTGAGCGTGCCCACAGACCAGACCGCATACGGCGTGTGCGACCTGATCACCCACGTCACCGAAGGCTACTTCAACGGCGCCGACGCCACCCCGCTGCAGGATCGCTTCGCCGAAGGGGTGATTCTCACCGCCATGACCCATGGCCCCAAAGCGGTGGCCAATGGCGACGACATCGAGGCCCGCGCCCAGGTGCAGTGGGCCTCGGTGGCGGCGCTCAACGGCTGGGTGCAGGCCGGGGCCAATCCGGCGGGCTTCCCGGTGCATATGATCGAACACACCCTGTCGGCCCACCACAACATCACCCATGGCGCCGGGTTGGCGGTGGTCAATCCCGCCTGGATGCGCTTTGCCGCCCGTCACAATACGCCCAAATTCGTGCAGTTCGCCGAGCGGATTTTTGGCCTGAGTTCAAACGGCCCGGATGATCTGGATTGCGCGTTGGCGGGAATCGACCGGTTTGAGGCGTTCCTGCGTGAGATTGGCTGTCCCACCCGCCTGTCGGAAGTGGGCATCGGCGCCGAACTGCTCGACCGCTACGCCGCCGACACTCTCACCGGCATCGTCGCCTACCAAGGCAAGCTGGGGGGCCGTCCGCCCATGGCCCATGAGGATATCGTCACTGTTTTGCGCGCGGCGCTGTAA
- a CDS encoding (R)-mandelonitrile lyase codes for MHTLRNGAQAAIQGPEQWFTGHARIDPLFLKADAPSRLTAANVTFEPGARTAWHAHPLGQTLIVTAGRGRVQQWGEPVQEIHPGDVVRIPPNSKHWHGASDVTAMTHIALQEELDEEAASWMEHVTDAQFAATP; via the coding sequence ATGCACACTCTTCGCAATGGCGCTCAGGCCGCCATACAAGGACCTGAGCAGTGGTTTACCGGCCATGCGCGCATCGACCCGCTGTTTCTCAAAGCCGACGCCCCTTCCCGGCTCACCGCCGCCAACGTCACCTTCGAACCCGGCGCGCGCACCGCTTGGCACGCCCACCCGCTGGGGCAGACCTTGATCGTCACCGCAGGGCGCGGACGGGTGCAGCAGTGGGGCGAGCCGGTGCAAGAGATCCATCCCGGCGATGTGGTGCGGATTCCGCCCAACAGCAAGCACTGGCACGGCGCGTCTGACGTCACTGCCATGACCCATATCGCCCTGCAAGAGGAGCTTGATGAGGAGGCGGCCAGTTGGATGGAGCACGTCACCGATGCGCAGTTTGCCGCCACACCGTGA